Within the Drosophila melanogaster chromosome 3R genome, the region AAAACCTGTTGCTCTCTTGGATGCTGTTTCGCTGGGAAGAGACGACTCCGACGATAACGCCCAATTGACCCAAAAGCGGGCAAGCTGTCACTATTAATGTGTCATAAATCAAAAACTTGTTACCATGTAAAAACGTAACATTTTGCATATTGACCGGGCATGTAACCAAATAGCTTCCCAGTTACATTTTTTATCACAATCGCTCTTGGTTGTTGTGACACCATCGATGGGCACATGATATCGCCGGCTAATTATGATTGATGGTTCCAGTGGGTCCAAGTTCAAATGAAGGGGATTTCTAGAGGCACCATTTAGGGAAAAGTGCAATATTGAAATGCCAAATGATAGGCGATATTTGACAGGGTAGTAAATGGCCtaaagtattaaaaaaaaaaaaacaagataaGAAAAAAGCTAGAAGTACTACTTGGACCTGCCTTGCCTTGTGGCCACGTTTCTACGCGGCCTGTCTTGGACGCTGAAAACAATTAGTATGACAATTTATCATATGCCCACAGCCAGATGATTTATGAAGGCCTAAAAACAACACGTAGCCGACACGTtgcgttgcgtatacgccatggAGTCACTCGCTGTGCTGTactgtgtgtgtatgcgtaTTTGCTTCTGAGGGTGCGTCATATGTTTGCCCATTTCCTTCCTTCCTGCGGCCTGCTTGTTGCCTTTGTGCTATGCAATTTCtagttaataaatatttccgcCTACAAACAAAcggagcaacaaaaaaaaatatgacaGACACGCCCGCCAAGGAGGGGACTTTTGGGCGGATATCGCGCAATTAGTTGAGTCAACAATTAAAACGTTTGCCCTTTTTCACATAAGAGTGCAAACTTGGCATGGCCATTATTAGAATATATGCTGTGTGAGAAAACTATAAATCACCCGCACTTAAGATAGATACGAAAGGAAATGGCACCGAAATATTTCCCaaatatgacgtcatattCAATATCTTTTCCGCAGAGTGGACCTCAGCAGGACAGTAATCCCTTTACCCCAAATCCTGCAGCTATCACATGCTCATTCTGGCATATTAATTGGCTttcattaattatattttgaaagCGTGTCCGGGACATGGCGAAAATAGTGTTCCATAATTAATTGATGTTCATAATATTAAGGAAAGTACGTATATAAAGTGTGGTCATTTAATTCCCCAGCAGGGTCCAATGGCACAAAGTTCAAAAGTATATCCTTCGTCGGAAAGCTTTTTGGCGGTCTCCACCGAAAGCCTTTAAAAGCTTGCTTGAAACTTTTTGGAGAGTTTTCTGTACACCAACATTTTGTGTAGAAAACCATTAATGAGCTTTAAAAGCTTACTccagtgcactgaaaaaataacttactatacaataatttaattctataataatttcaaagaTTCAGGTTATTTAggtaatttttatatattcagGTTGTGGTATTATACAAGTTTAAATTTAAGATAAAGACCCCAAATTTTACCCATTTCCCAAACTAAAGACTTTGACTGCGTTTTTTCTTaacttttatttacaaaattaaattctcTTTCTGTTCAATTACATGGAAATGACAAAACCGCACcaaaagacaaaaacaaattttgtgcTATaggaaataattaaatttgcaatcaAATATCGGTTTTGCATTAGCATTCTCACATCTTTCTATAATTTTGAGTGGTATGGTGCATCTATTGGTGCTACTTCTTGTATCTACAACATCAAAAATCAACTTAACGGCCACATAAGATACTCCTTGCGTTTATTTTGTGGTTTATATATACGTATCATAcatttatgcatatatatagttaaatattcggtgtatgtatataatggTTATTCCACAGTTTCCGCCGTCACCTCTTCATGTGGTTTTTGATTAATAATTACACGTGTATGTACTTCATATATGGttctgtgtatatatatatatatattttattcctCTCGCACATTATCGGTAAACTTTAACAATGCGCTGTATCTCAGTTATTAGACTAGGTAAAAcaatccgtatctgtatctctctGCTCACCGTTAAGGTTTATGCACTTGTACTTTAACATTTGTTTATGTATTTTCAAAACACACGCTCCGTTTTACGACACAATCGTGAATCTGGTTTCACACAATTAATGTTACTATGTTGTGGTTTTTTTGGCCCCCGAAAGAAACTGAAAGGAAAACTATGTATGTAAATGCATTTTACACGTACGAGTTGTATCCAAATTAAAGCAGATTTTGGCTTGCAACCAAAGTTAAGCGACAAACATGTTCCGCAATAATGGGATTaacattttatgtttttgctAAGTATCCtttaagtacatatgtatatgcatgtatgtagGTATATTCGTGTATATATAGGATGGAAAACAAAGGACAAAGCTTTAAAATACGTGTGTAAATACTTTGTTTAGTTTGTATTTTATACTAGAAAGAGTTATAAGACTACAGCATAGGACGCAGTTAAAGATAGGGTATGCATACATATAGATATTACACATTTACATAGGGTTTATCCTGTTTTCTTTGTTCTAGTTTTATTATATATCTCTATTCCCCGCCTCCTAGTCTTGCTACGCATTCAAATATACCTGCTATACCTGTTTTCTATGTTCTTATTTTGTGGTTGCCTTCGATATCGACTACAGAGTTCGCTAGGACACTCAACGGATTATGGTGTTGAGTGCAGAATTTTGATAAATCTGTTATACTGTGGCAAATGTGCGCTTTCCAGAATAAGTTTAAACGGCGAATGAAGTGATTTTGTGGCACCCTGGGCGCTTAGCTCACCAAATCAGAAAACTAATTACAAAAACGGAAATGATAAAGGACATCCCTCGCTTAAATGAACTTTCAGTTCTACAGATCCAACGCAAATGACAAATATTAGAAGTTACACAAAGGACAAACACAAtcgaaataaaatgtttaatctCAATCAATCCTAttccaaaataaaacacaGCCAGCACTTTTATTGAACCTCACACTAAACTCGTTGATAAAACGCCAAGCTGCCTAATGGACGTCGCTACGCGGATGTTTATCTGGACCTGACCTCTGACCCTCTGCGCGACCCGCCCTACTTCATCTTCTTGTCCTCGTGCGCCTTCTTCACAATGGCCAGCTTGGAGTGCGGCGACGAGGGGTGCAGGGTGCGATAGGGCGCCTCCTTGGTGCCATGCAGGACCAAGGACCATTCCAGCAGATTGCCGTGTCGTGTTTGGGGCGAGTTGAAGCGAGCCTGTGGGCGAATTCGTTCAGAAAGGCCGGACTACATAGGTAATTTATATACTACCTCCAATTTCCAGGTCCCCTGCGGATACTCGCCCCACGAGTGAGTGGTCATAAAGGGCCATTTGGTGAAGCCATCGCGGTGGTCATCATCGTTGGCGCGCCTCGACAGGATCATGGATCTATGgagtaatattaatattattgatattattaatgaattcacaaaaccaaaatatagTTAGGAATTTTTCAAAGTAATATTATTTCACTTACTTTGTGCCCATTGGCGATGTAAGGAAAAGTTCAAGATCCCCGCGTCGTGAGGCATTTGCCGAGATCACCGCCTGCACGTGTTCCAAATAGTTGACCTCCGTGTCGGTGCCCTTGCAAGCATCGGTTTTGATCTCCCAGAAGAGCGAACGACCCATAACAATGGCCCTGCGTTAGTTAGTTAGCAAAAAAGGATAAGCTGGCTTAAGCCAAGAAGAAGACCGTTATAGACTCACTGTGGCTGGGTAAGCTCGCCCGCCTCGCAATGATAGCGCGGTGGCACTGAATGCCACTGCTTGGATAGTGTGACCATGGCGCCGGCGTCCAGCACTCCGAACCCGAATAGGTGGTTGAACTCCAGGCCCACGCCGTTCATTGTCCAGTGGAATCGGTTCTTGGCATCGAACAGCGAGTTGCGCTTCGATGTCAGCACCGTCAGATGCTGTATGTCCCGCCAAGTCAGCTGAGGACTGCCAAAGAAGGGTGGGTTTAAGTGGGATTAGCATAAATTCATAAAgtgacaaaagaaatacactCGAAGAAATTGTACTCCTGTTGCTTGGTCTCGAAAAAGTCAAATCACTGCTTTAaactttttaacttttttttttagcagaTTCTGTTCTAATAGTAACAGTGAATAAACTTAGTATTTTCTGTGCACCAATACTTTTGAGTGTATCAATCAGAGGGGGAAAAGGCGAGGATTACTCACTTGGCCTCCAAGGCCAGGGCAAAGACGCCCGCTGCTTCGGGCGCCGCCGCACTGGTGCCCGAGTGGGTGGTCGTGCACTTGCCATAGAGGTCCGTGGTGGCAACGCCCGTGTTGGGGTCCTTGGCTCCGTTGCTGAATGTGGACGCCAGCGTGGAGCTGCAGCTCTCGTCGTAGTGGGCGTTCTGGCCGTCGTTAATGGCACTGTTAATGGAAATGGTCCACATGGAGGCGGCGTAGCCGTCACAATTGCAGTCATCCTCCTCGCCGCCGTCGCCGGATGCCCAAACATAGATGTTGCCCAGGCCATTTCGACCCTGCGGGTGGTGTGAAAGATTAGCCATAAATTCCAAGAACTGGACCTCGTGGTCTCCCAGCTCAACCGTACCTCATTGACGCCCTGGACTATCGCTCGCATGGTGGCATTCCGGGGACCGTCCACGGTCTTGCCATCATCGGTGGGACCCCAGGAGGCGCTGTATATGTGGATTTTGTGCGGCTCGTGGCCCATGGAGTTGGCCTCGATTAGGTCCGTCATGTACGGCTGATCCAGCATGCGAATGCCTGTTGAGCGAGCGATAAGTATGCATTAAATCTAATGGCGGAAATtataaatcaatatttataCGATCCCCGCCAACCATCACTTTCACTTGACGCTTTATGGCAATCGTAAAAATTGCAGTGCATTTCCCAGCTCCGCCTGTGGTTGTTCGAAATTTTGCCCGATTTTTCACATGATTTCTCCCCGGCGAGCGATAAAAATGACAGATAACGCGGCTGGATTTGCGACCGCACTTGTTGCCTCCCCATTACCAAGAAAAAATATCTACAATTTCATGTAAAAATCACATTTTTTCGGAGCTCAATTTACAATAATGGAACGCGCTCCATGAACTTTACACTTTACAGATAgcagatacatatgtacacgGCGGTAGCTGACAATTGGTTCACCCCGTCTTTTTGCGGATTACGCcgcgtatgcgtaatgcgaTTTATCAGCCAAAAACTTTGGAGGTCAGGACCTCGAAGGCGTCGCTGTACacgcatatgtatatttattcaGCGAATACTGCCAAAGCCACTTACCTGCGATTTTGCTGTCATAAGCAACGCCAACGCCGCAAATTCCATTATCTCTGGCAGCAGCCACTTCGCCGGCACAACGAGTTCCATGGCTGAAAAATGAACAGCGGACCAGGATGAGTTGGGGTTAAACATTCAGAGAGCTGGTAAGCAGCTTAATAAAAAGTACTTTCTATCCATTAAGCAGTGCGTATAAGCTGACAAACTATCAAGTGAACTTCAGACTCAACGGAGGAGAACATTAAATTCCGCAACTGCCTTTTAATTAGTCAAAGTTTGTCTTTGCTAGAACGATGACAATAGCAGCTTAACCCATCCACTTGGGCATTCCATTCCAATCGTATGACACAAACAAATTATCCTAAACATTCCAGTTGGCTATCAAGGACATTTTACCCAAAATCGATAGCTTTTCCCCCTTTGGCCATCACTTACCTGTTGAACCAGTCGTCGGTGTATCGGGGATACGGAAAGGGATCGTTACTGCTGAAGTCATAACTGGCCTCGGCGTTCTGGAAATGAGCAGATTAAACCAGATAAAATACGAACCAACATGTGTGCGTTAAGTAGGTTTTGTTGTAGCTTTTGGgaaaattattcaatttacTCCATAACATTTATATTTGGAAGCAAACCTCTTTGCATATGCATGGCTGATAAGCCCTTTGACAATAATGACTGTGGAAAGTTTTAGTGTCAGGAAAAGTTTTAAGCTTTTAGCTTCAATTTCCTGCCAACTTTTATTATTACGCACATTAGGGGTTTCAACGGTCCGTTGCTAAATTAAATCTCACATCTAGAGCCACAGCAACTGTGGGCTATTTGGCCATGAATAATTCCTCACTGGCAATCGATATGTGCAGTAAgccaaaatttaattaaaagcttgCTATTGCCATTCGATGGACAGCGTAAATTGAAAGGGTTTCCAGGCATTCATGTGCGTGTGGGTTGTACTcacataattgaatttcagaTCCGGATGCATGTAGTCCACGCCTGGGCAGAGAAAACGCCACAATAAAGTAAAAACATAATAAACCAGTAGATTGCatttttattcattcattcatttccgAAAATACTCACCATCATCCATGATGGCCGTCGTAACATTCTTCCCGGTGATTCCCTGGGCCCAGGCAGCCTGCACATTCAGATCCAGCCTGACTTTGCCGCCATTCTGACCCGTGTTCTTGAGGTACCATTGCATGGGAAAGTAGGGGTCAGTGGGCTCCTCGTCAATCCGATTGCCCTCGCCAACTTTCAGGTCGAACTTCATGCCGTGAATGGCGGGCACCGCCGGCCGCAGGCCACGTTTAACCCGCTTGAATCCCGGCTGTTGCACGGCCGTATGCACCTGCGGAATGGGAGAGGCCATTAGCGTTAAGGTCGGCGTGGTAACCACAAAAATGGGTTACGCTGATGGGCCATCTGTCGCACAAACCCGAACTCCGTGTATGCAAGTCCCGGGCATGCGGGTCATTGTTATGCGTGTGCGTACCAATCCAAAGCTGTGCAAACAGATGTGAACAGAAACGAAACGACCTTGTTTGCATGCCAATTTCCATATTGTCCTTCCAACCCCGCCTCCCAATGAGTGGCTCGTGTGCATTCTGCACCCTGATTATCGACAATGGCCTATTGGCACGTTTCACTCCGTtggccaaatggccaaatggaCACACAACCGAACGCAATGCCATCGATGTCCGTTATGCAGAACGGCAAACAATGTCCGGTGAAAACTATTTCGGGAGCTTGGAATGAATTCTGTCCTTTGACATTTGTGCGAAAAAGCAGGCACATTGTTACCAGCTGACCCATTTACACGGAGCATACAATTTTGTGATTCCTGTTTTCCCTCATATTCTATGGCACatacataataaaaatgcagcaAAAAAGGCGTGGAGTACTAGGCTAATGAATGGAAAGTCTCTAGGTTAGtagcaagaaaaaaaagacCTTATTTTTCCAGAATAGTTCAGGCTTAGTGGTACGTACTAATGTAGAATCAATGTGTAAATATGGCAAAAAGccccattaaaatttatttctgtGTCTGTATTCCAAGCCATTGCATTGAGCACGTTCCTAGCTTATTTTCACTCGAATCAACAGCAAGTGTGCCAGTTTCCCTTTCGACCTTGATGCGAATTTTCCGCATTTCCCCCACCTGCCACCATCTTTTTTACTCACCGCCGGATGGCTCTTGAGGGCCCGTGTGTGCGTCAGACTCCTCCTGGAGCGGGCATGTGGAAGGGTCCGGTGCTTGAAATGATACTCGTGTCCATCGGCGCCGACCAGCTGTAAGGAGTCCAAGGAGTGCAAGGCAACATTTTATTAGAGTGCGTGGCATTTTAATTGGGGAAAACACATTAATTCCCTGCTTGTTTTGTGCCTAGAAGCGTGACCCGTAATTGCGCTCTAATTGAGTTTGGCCCCAGCCATTCCTCACACATTCTGATGTGGTGGTTGTGTGCTGCCCATAATTGTGCTCTAAATTGCCAGTCATAATCATcatctgctgcagcagcagcaactccaacatcatcatcattaattGGCTTTGGTAAATTGAGTGCCAGTAGCCAGCAGTTGCGAATAGCTTGGCCCAGACTGAGCCAGtaattttccgtttttccCCACTGCAATTTTAGTGAAAGGGATCTCGAGTTTCCACACGATACGTGCCGGGCCTTCGGGCCAAACCCACTTTCACTTGGCCGCCCTTGGGAAATGGACCACTATTTTCGGCCTACACGCTGGCAAAATGGTCCTTTATCAAGATTACagatttataataataataaatggtTCCGCTTTGTATATAAGATGGAGTTCCGAATGGTAACTATTTTCTTCCTTAAGACTTTTAAATACCATTTACAGTatgaaaaaaagaaggaatTTAGCTTGGCCAAGAATCTGGTTTTACCATACTTTTTCCCTTAGTGTATGATTTTGATCCGGCTGCAACATGTTGCTCATCCCTGAGACATTGGAGACTCGAATGGCGTTTGGCCAGCTGCTGGGCGTTATATAACTTTGCCCTTTTGAACGGATGGATGGGCGGGCGAAGGGCGTCCTGCATAATTCAGGCTTACATCGTGATTAATTAGCAGCTGTGCGGCGTTGAGTGCCTGTGCTATCAATTCATAATTCGCACAAATGCGCCTCAATAAAACGGCATTAGTGGGGAGCGGCGATGACAATACCCATCAATTTGCCAGCCAAATAAACCCGACTGCGAATCTATTTTTAAAACGCGCCTCATTAACCCAGCCAGCCGCAAATTATAAGGATGTCGACTTGTAAGGCTTCCTGGCAGGAGCGGTAAGCACACGTGGGTAATTGTAATTGCCTTAAACCAGCCAGTAACTGACTAAACAAAGGTTTTCGCTAACCATCGGAGTTTCATCAACGTGAGCTTATGCAAAACGCGCCCACGCGGCCGTTTTAAGGATTCTCGCCCGCTTCGCAGCAGcattaaatatgaataagGACATTTGGGTAGGCAAACTGAGGCAGAAGAATGCTTTCATTTTTTGCCTGTTTATGGAATCTACGGCTTTTCTGACCGCTGTCTGCTAACTTTCAATTCAGCATCAACACTTTGGCCGCAATAGAATGAAGGTGCGCGGAAAGGGTTGCAGGAATAGCCGAAATTTCTTTGATCAGCGAAAAATGCGTAATTCTAAGTAAATTTTGGAAGCGTTTAATGAATTTCAAGTAAAAATAACAAACGAAATAGGAAACCCTCTTCGTTGGAACACAAGTCCAAAGCGGAAAATCAATGGATATAATTAATTACTACCAACAATGAGGtactaaaatatatttaatgagAAACTAGTTAAATATTGGTGATTTTCTTTAGATCTTTATATTTGGAATACATTTTTGGAGCTTACGCCTTATTGTTCTTGATAGACTT harbors:
- the amon gene encoding amontillado, with the translated sequence MAAATWSWLLAPFLLLHWASAGAGGGAGGSGAGLSGPAVFTSSFLVRFRRGVDNSFAHDVADKYGFDNLGPLVGADGHEYHFKHRTLPHARSRRSLTHTRALKSHPAVHTAVQQPGFKRVKRGLRPAVPAIHGMKFDLKVGEGNRIDEEPTDPYFPMQWYLKNTGQNGGKVRLDLNVQAAWAQGITGKNVTTAIMDDGVDYMHPDLKFNYNAEASYDFSSNDPFPYPRYTDDWFNSHGTRCAGEVAAARDNGICGVGVAYDSKIAGIRMLDQPYMTDLIEANSMGHEPHKIHIYSASWGPTDDGKTVDGPRNATMRAIVQGVNEGRNGLGNIYVWASGDGGEEDDCNCDGYAASMWTISINSAINDGQNAHYDESCSSTLASTFSNGAKDPNTGVATTDLYGKCTTTHSGTSAAAPEAAGVFALALEANPQLTWRDIQHLTVLTSKRNSLFDAKNRFHWTMNGVGLEFNHLFGFGVLDAGAMVTLSKQWHSVPPRYHCEAGELTQPQAIVMGRSLFWEIKTDACKGTDTEVNYLEHVQAVISANASRRGDLELFLTSPMGTKSMILSRRANDDDHRDGFTKWPFMTTHSWGEYPQGTWKLEARFNSPQTRHGNLLEWSLVLHGTKEAPYRTLHPSSPHSKLAIVKKAHEDKKMK